One genomic region from Paroceanicella profunda encodes:
- a CDS encoding lytic transglycosylase domain-containing protein: MIPRLRMAAAFAAAYATLAGPAARAEVAPSDGAVASAILDAARTDNWPQAEGFARQAADPAARDIALWLRLASDDGVWREYVDFIASHADWPRMEAVRASAERHMPSDLPPAQVKAFFASDRPITGTGAIRLSDALMRAGDRLGAQDTIIAAWGQLELTGSERAAFQAKYPSVVAQWSDARLDNLIWEGDFAEAEATYPFASPGQVALARARIALRTDRDGVDGFIAAVPARLVNDPGLAYDRFQWRLRRDRWDDAEALILQQSTSAVALGRPSAWAPRRLSLAHRAMRRGDNATAYRIASNHYMSTGGDFEELEWFAGWLALRKLGDPKSAVAHFRKFRDHVDTPISVGRAGYWLGRAEEALGDRSAARSAYADAARYQTSFYGQLAAERAGLSPDSSLAGSGRKADWRKADFMKRSSGRAALMFHYAGEPGRVWQFLIQLARHETDTDELAAVTQMALDLGYPHIAVRAAKIAAGKGIVLMNTYYPLTDLAAMRGPVAPELALAIARQESEFNQNAVSPVGARGLMQLMPGTAQKVSREIGVGYSASRLTSDWQYNATLGQTYLAGLLNDFGSVPLAAAGYNAGPSRVRSWIDQFGDPRSPGVDMIDWIETIPFSETRNYVMRVVEGLHVYRARLAGKATPLRIAADLGEGK; encoded by the coding sequence ATGATTCCACGTCTCCGCATGGCTGCGGCGTTCGCCGCCGCTTATGCCACGCTCGCCGGCCCCGCGGCCCGCGCCGAGGTAGCCCCCTCCGACGGCGCCGTGGCCTCGGCCATTCTCGACGCGGCCCGCACCGACAACTGGCCCCAGGCCGAGGGCTTCGCCCGCCAGGCGGCCGACCCGGCCGCCCGCGACATCGCGCTGTGGCTGCGCCTGGCCTCCGACGACGGGGTGTGGCGCGAATATGTCGACTTCATCGCCTCCCACGCGGACTGGCCGCGGATGGAGGCGGTGCGCGCCAGCGCCGAGCGGCACATGCCCTCGGACCTTCCCCCCGCGCAGGTGAAGGCCTTCTTCGCCTCCGACCGGCCGATCACCGGCACCGGCGCCATCCGCCTGTCGGACGCGCTGATGCGCGCGGGCGACAGGCTGGGCGCGCAGGACACGATCATCGCCGCCTGGGGGCAGCTCGAGCTCACCGGGTCCGAGCGCGCGGCCTTCCAGGCCAAGTACCCCTCCGTGGTGGCGCAGTGGAGCGATGCGCGGCTCGACAACCTCATCTGGGAGGGGGATTTCGCCGAGGCGGAGGCCACCTACCCCTTCGCCTCGCCCGGACAGGTGGCGCTGGCGCGGGCCCGCATCGCCCTGCGCACGGACCGTGACGGGGTGGACGGCTTCATCGCCGCCGTTCCGGCCCGGCTGGTGAACGACCCGGGCCTGGCCTATGACCGGTTCCAGTGGCGCCTGCGGCGGGACCGCTGGGATGACGCGGAGGCGCTGATCCTGCAGCAGTCCACCTCCGCCGTCGCGCTCGGCCGCCCCTCGGCCTGGGCGCCGCGCCGGCTGTCGCTCGCCCACCGGGCGATGCGCCGCGGCGACAACGCCACCGCCTACCGCATCGCCTCCAACCACTACATGAGCACCGGCGGCGATTTCGAGGAGCTGGAATGGTTCGCCGGCTGGCTGGCCCTGCGCAAGCTGGGGGACCCGAAGAGCGCCGTCGCGCATTTCCGCAAGTTCCGCGACCATGTGGACACGCCGATCAGCGTGGGGCGGGCCGGCTACTGGCTGGGCCGCGCGGAGGAGGCCCTCGGCGACCGTTCCGCCGCCCGCTCCGCCTATGCCGATGCCGCGCGCTACCAGACCAGCTTCTACGGCCAGCTCGCCGCCGAGCGCGCCGGGCTTTCGCCCGATTCCTCTCTCGCCGGCTCCGGCCGGAAGGCGGACTGGCGCAAGGCCGATTTCATGAAACGCTCCTCCGGCCGCGCCGCGCTGATGTTCCACTACGCCGGTGAGCCGGGCCGGGTGTGGCAGTTCCTGATCCAGCTTGCCCGCCACGAGACCGACACGGACGAACTGGCCGCCGTGACCCAGATGGCGCTGGACCTGGGCTATCCGCACATCGCGGTGCGCGCGGCCAAGATCGCCGCCGGCAAGGGCATCGTGCTGATGAACACCTACTATCCGCTCACCGACCTTGCGGCGATGCGCGGCCCGGTGGCCCCGGAACTGGCCCTGGCCATCGCCCGGCAGGAGAGCGAGTTCAACCAGAACGCCGTCAGCCCGGTGGGCGCGCGCGGCCTGATGCAGCTGATGCCGGGCACGGCGCAGAAGGTCTCGCGCGAGATCGGGGTGGGCTATTCCGCCTCGCGGCTCACCTCGGACTGGCAGTACAACGCCACCCTGGGGCAGACCTATCTCGCCGGGCTGCTGAACGATTTCGGCTCCGTGCCGCTGGCCGCGGCGGGCTACAACGCCGGGCCCAGCCGGGTGCGCAGCTGGATAGACCAGTTCGGAGACCCGCGCAGCCCCGGGGTGGACATGATCGACTGGATCGAGACCATCCCCTTCTCCGAGACCCGCAATTACGTGATGCGGGTGGTCGAGGGGCTGCACGTCTACCGCGCGCGCCTGGCCGGAAAGGCCACGCCGCTGCGGATCGCGGCAGACCTCGGCGAGGGCAAGTAG
- a CDS encoding F0F1 ATP synthase subunit C, with amino-acid sequence MELEAAAALGKYLGAGIACLALAGAGIGVGNVAASFLNGALRNPAAAKEQTATLFIGLAFAEALGIFGLVVAMLLLFAV; translated from the coding sequence ATGGAACTCGAAGCTGCTGCCGCCCTCGGCAAGTATCTCGGCGCTGGTATCGCCTGCCTTGCCCTGGCTGGCGCTGGCATCGGTGTCGGTAACGTCGCCGCCTCCTTCCTGAACGGCGCCCTGCGCAACCCGGCCGCCGCCAAGGAACAGACCGCGACCCTCTTCATCGGTCTGGCCTTCGCCGAAGCGCTCGGCATTTTCGGCCTCGTGGTCGCGATGCTGCTGCTCTTCGCCGTCTGA
- the smpB gene encoding SsrA-binding protein SmpB: MAQNKKSDPNSRVAAENRKARHNYFIEDDLEAGIMLAGSEVKSLREGRANIAESYATVEGGELWLINAYIPALLQAQTWGHEERRRRKLLVHKRQLARLWQGIGREGMTLVPLKLYFNEKGVAKLQLGVAKGKKLSDKRDTEKERDWNRQKQRLLRDRG; this comes from the coding sequence ATGGCGCAGAACAAGAAATCAGACCCGAACAGCCGCGTGGCCGCCGAGAACCGGAAGGCCCGGCACAACTATTTCATCGAGGATGACCTCGAGGCCGGAATCATGCTCGCAGGTTCCGAGGTCAAGAGCCTGCGCGAGGGCCGGGCGAACATCGCCGAGAGCTATGCCACCGTGGAGGGCGGCGAGCTCTGGCTGATCAACGCCTACATTCCCGCGCTGCTGCAGGCCCAGACCTGGGGCCATGAGGAGCGCCGCCGCCGCAAGCTGCTGGTGCACAAGCGCCAGCTCGCCCGGCTCTGGCAGGGGATCGGGCGCGAGGGCATGACCCTCGTCCCGCTCAAGCTCTACTTCAACGAGAAGGGCGTGGCCAAGCTGCAGCTCGGCGTGGCCAAGGGCAAGAAACTCTCCGACAAGCGCGACACCGAGAAGGAACGCGACTGGAACCGCCAGAAGCAGCGCCTGCTGCGCGACCGGGGCTGA
- a CDS encoding 6,7-dimethyl-8-ribityllumazine synthase, whose amino-acid sequence MTTTPSLPRIAFVQARWHADIVDAARHGLLAELERLRPGGVTVDVFDTPGAFEIPLLARRIAARGRHAAVIGAAFVVDGGIYRHDFVASAVIDGLMRAQMDTDVPVLSAVLTPHHFHNSAEHLGFFRDHFRVKGAEVARAALAVLAGDAALEALAPRPELAEA is encoded by the coding sequence ATGACCACGACCCCATCTCTCCCCCGCATCGCCTTCGTGCAGGCACGCTGGCATGCGGATATCGTCGACGCGGCCCGGCACGGGCTGCTGGCCGAGCTGGAGCGGCTGCGCCCCGGCGGCGTCACCGTCGACGTGTTCGACACCCCCGGCGCCTTCGAGATCCCGCTGCTGGCGCGCCGGATCGCCGCGCGCGGGCGGCATGCCGCGGTGATCGGCGCGGCCTTCGTCGTCGACGGCGGGATCTACCGGCACGATTTCGTCGCCTCCGCGGTGATCGACGGGCTGATGCGCGCGCAGATGGACACCGACGTGCCGGTGCTCTCGGCCGTGCTCACCCCGCACCACTTCCACAACAGCGCCGAACACCTCGGCTTCTTCCGCGACCATTTCCGGGTGAAGGGCGCCGAGGTGGCGCGGGCCGCCCTCGCGGTGCTGGCCGGGGATGCCGCCCTGGAGGCGCTGGCGCCCCGGCCGGAGCTTGCGGAGGCATGA
- the dapA gene encoding 4-hydroxy-tetrahydrodipicolinate synthase produces MFRGSIPALVTPFSGGKVDEKALKELVEWHVAEGSHGLVAVGTTGETPTLSHEEHRRVIEICVETAAGRIPVIAGAGSNNTAESVGLMEFAKSVGADAALVVTPYYNKPSQRGMIAHFTALHDAVELPIIIYNIPGRSVVDMSPETMGELAKLPRIIGVKDATGKIERVSQQRITCGTDFIQLSGEDATALGFNAHGGVGCITVTANVAPKLSAEFQNACLDGDYARALTYQDKLMPLHLALFAEPNPAGAKYALSLLGMCSPELRLPMVELTDPTKAQIRAAMEHAGLI; encoded by the coding sequence ATGTTCAGAGGTTCCATTCCCGCGCTCGTCACCCCGTTTTCCGGCGGCAAGGTGGACGAGAAAGCGCTGAAGGAGCTGGTGGAGTGGCACGTGGCCGAGGGCTCGCACGGGCTTGTGGCCGTGGGCACCACCGGCGAGACGCCCACCCTCAGCCATGAGGAGCACCGCCGGGTCATCGAGATCTGCGTGGAGACCGCGGCGGGCCGCATTCCGGTGATCGCCGGCGCCGGCTCCAACAACACCGCCGAATCCGTCGGGCTGATGGAGTTCGCGAAGTCGGTGGGCGCGGATGCCGCCCTCGTCGTCACGCCCTATTACAACAAGCCCAGCCAGCGCGGCATGATCGCGCATTTCACCGCGCTGCATGACGCGGTGGAGCTGCCGATCATCATCTACAACATCCCCGGCCGATCGGTGGTGGACATGTCGCCCGAGACCATGGGCGAGCTTGCGAAACTGCCGCGCATCATCGGCGTGAAGGACGCGACCGGCAAGATCGAGCGTGTCTCCCAGCAGCGCATCACCTGCGGCACGGATTTCATCCAGCTCTCCGGTGAGGACGCGACCGCGCTCGGCTTCAACGCCCATGGCGGCGTGGGCTGCATCACGGTCACCGCGAACGTGGCGCCGAAGCTCTCCGCGGAGTTCCAGAACGCCTGCCTGGACGGGGATTACGCCCGCGCGCTCACCTATCAGGACAAGCTGATGCCGCTGCACCTGGCGCTGTTCGCGGAGCCGAACCCGGCCGGGGCGAAATACGCGCTGTCGCTGCTGGGCATGTGCTCGCCCGAGCTGCGCCTGCCGATGGTGGAGCTCACCGACCCCACCAAGGCGCAGATTCGCGCCGCGATGGAACATGCCGGGCTGATCTGA
- a CDS encoding GNAT family N-acetyltransferase: MTELPGPARLMAAMDATWAPLEIVDTESWRLRRGGGGKRVSAASARGPIRDFDAALACAETSIDAMNQPRLFRLTAGDEALDAALAARGYGVVDRTVIYAAPASRLAPADPGGHAAIVSDAPLALIAEIWEEGGIGPGRLAVMARSGRTRAYLLGRMKDRGVSAAFVATDADIAMLHALEVRPSARRGGQGRNLVGAAASAALRAGAPLLALAVTEANAGARALYEGLGMAECARYHYRIAPEGVTP; encoded by the coding sequence ATGACCGAACTGCCCGGCCCGGCCCGGTTGATGGCCGCGATGGACGCCACCTGGGCGCCGCTGGAGATCGTCGACACCGAGAGCTGGCGGCTGCGCCGGGGCGGCGGCGGCAAGCGGGTGTCCGCGGCGAGCGCCCGGGGCCCGATACGGGATTTCGACGCAGCCCTGGCCTGCGCCGAGACCTCCATCGACGCGATGAACCAGCCGCGGCTGTTCCGCCTCACGGCCGGCGACGAGGCGCTGGACGCGGCGCTGGCGGCGCGCGGCTACGGCGTGGTGGACCGCACGGTGATCTACGCCGCGCCCGCATCCCGGCTCGCCCCGGCGGACCCCGGCGGCCATGCCGCGATCGTGAGCGACGCGCCGCTGGCGCTGATAGCCGAGATCTGGGAGGAAGGTGGCATCGGGCCCGGCCGGCTCGCGGTGATGGCCCGTTCGGGCCGCACGCGCGCCTACCTGCTCGGCCGGATGAAGGACCGAGGCGTGTCCGCGGCCTTCGTGGCCACCGACGCGGACATCGCCATGCTGCACGCGCTGGAAGTGCGCCCCTCGGCGCGGCGGGGCGGGCAGGGGCGCAACCTCGTGGGGGCTGCGGCCAGTGCCGCGCTGCGCGCCGGGGCGCCGCTGCTGGCGCTCGCGGTGACCGAAGCCAACGCCGGCGCGCGCGCGCTCTACGAGGGCCTCGGCATGGCCGAATGCGCCCGCTACCACTACCGCATCGCGCCAGAGGGAGTGACCCCATGA
- a CDS encoding OmpA family protein — translation MSARRPASAAALALLGGLVLAPAALALPVSPPEGAVVTLADGPREGAFPVPDAPIGPDDPKPAGRSGQVETEVWRIDNTDLNPAQLLDAARSALTDMGYALRYDCAAEACGGFDFRFALPLAGAPEMEVDLARYHYTALVNGPESIVLFASRAGSSGYVQVVSILAPPGPDAAAAPEAEAGAPDPAATGATAPQDAAADATPPVLLAELRRDGRVRLPDIDFDAGNASVLPGSAPAIAALAGMLKADPEVKVVIVGHTDATGGLDANLALSKARAEAIRTVLLRDHGIAAARVAAAGVGPLSPITNNATDAARARNRRVEVVLQ, via the coding sequence GTGAGCGCGCGCCGCCCCGCTTCGGCCGCGGCCCTCGCGCTGCTGGGGGGGCTGGTGCTGGCGCCGGCGGCGCTGGCCCTGCCGGTGAGCCCGCCGGAGGGCGCGGTGGTCACCCTCGCCGACGGCCCGCGCGAGGGCGCCTTCCCGGTGCCGGACGCGCCCATCGGCCCGGATGACCCGAAGCCCGCCGGGCGCAGCGGGCAGGTCGAGACCGAGGTCTGGCGGATCGACAACACCGATCTCAACCCCGCGCAACTGCTCGACGCGGCCCGCTCCGCCCTCACCGACATGGGCTATGCGCTGCGCTATGACTGCGCGGCCGAGGCCTGTGGCGGCTTCGACTTCCGCTTCGCGCTGCCGCTTGCCGGGGCGCCGGAGATGGAGGTGGACCTCGCCCGCTACCATTACACCGCGCTGGTGAACGGGCCGGAGAGCATCGTGCTCTTCGCCTCGCGGGCCGGCAGCTCCGGATATGTCCAGGTCGTGTCGATTCTCGCACCGCCCGGGCCCGATGCCGCGGCCGCGCCGGAGGCGGAAGCGGGCGCGCCCGATCCGGCGGCGACCGGCGCCACGGCCCCACAGGACGCCGCGGCGGACGCCACGCCCCCGGTGCTGCTTGCGGAACTGCGCCGGGACGGGCGCGTGCGCCTGCCCGACATCGACTTCGATGCCGGCAATGCCTCCGTCCTGCCCGGTTCCGCGCCGGCCATCGCGGCGCTTGCCGGCATGCTGAAGGCAGACCCGGAGGTGAAGGTGGTGATCGTGGGCCACACCGATGCCACCGGCGGGCTGGACGCGAACCTCGCGCTGTCGAAGGCCCGCGCCGAGGCCATCCGCACCGTGCTTCTGCGCGACCATGGCATCGCCGCAGCACGGGTGGCGGCGGCCGGGGTGGGCCCGCTCTCCCCGATCACCAACAACGCCACCGACGCCGCCCGCGCCCGCAACCGCCGGGTGGAGGTGGTGCTGCAATAG
- a CDS encoding F0F1 ATP synthase subunit A gives MDQFVIKPLFGDGGHVSFITVTNSTLWMFIAVAAIAALTILGTRGRSLVPTRTQSIAELLYGFVRNMVEDVAGKGAMKYFPYIFTLFVFILFCNVLGMIPLAFTPTSHIAVTVTLALAVFISVTVIGFLKHGLGFLGFFWPKEAPGWLRPILCVIELISYFVRPVSHSVRLGANMMAGHAVMKVFAGLTAMVIAGGLGPVAILPLGAMVGMTAIEFLVAFIQAYVFAILACVYLHDALHMH, from the coding sequence ATGGACCAGTTCGTCATCAAGCCGCTGTTCGGCGATGGCGGGCATGTTTCCTTCATCACCGTCACGAACTCCACCCTGTGGATGTTCATCGCCGTGGCCGCGATCGCGGCGCTGACGATCCTGGGCACCCGCGGCCGCTCGCTGGTGCCCACGCGCACCCAGTCGATCGCCGAACTGCTCTACGGCTTCGTGCGCAACATGGTCGAGGACGTGGCCGGCAAGGGGGCGATGAAGTATTTCCCCTACATCTTCACGCTCTTCGTCTTCATCCTGTTCTGCAACGTGCTGGGCATGATCCCGCTGGCCTTCACGCCCACCTCCCACATCGCGGTGACGGTGACGCTGGCCCTCGCGGTGTTCATCTCCGTCACGGTCATCGGCTTCCTGAAGCACGGCCTGGGCTTCCTCGGCTTCTTCTGGCCCAAGGAAGCGCCGGGCTGGCTGCGCCCGATCCTCTGCGTGATCGAGCTGATTTCCTACTTCGTCCGCCCGGTGAGCCACTCGGTGCGTCTCGGCGCCAACATGATGGCCGGCCACGCGGTGATGAAGGTCTTCGCCGGCCTGACGGCGATGGTCATCGCCGGCGGCCTCGGCCCGGTTGCCATCCTGCCCCTGGGCGCGATGGTCGGCATGACGGCGATCGAGTTCCTCGTCGCCTTCATCCAGGCCTATGTCTTCGCGATCCTCGCCTGCGTCTATCTGCACGACGCCCTGCACATGCACTGA
- a CDS encoding peroxidase-related enzyme (This protein belongs to a clade of uncharacterized proteins related to peroxidases such as the alkylhydroperoxidase AhpD.), producing the protein MTDRLPTALDLPPADPLPEDTAAYFALCEEKLGLVPNVLRAYAFAPEKLRAFTTLYNDLMLGESGLSKLEREMIAVVVSWVNRCHYCLVAHGAAVRALSGDPALGEALVTNYRMAVLGPRPRAMLDFAVKMAEESHRIEEPDRAALRAAGFTDRDIWDIAAVAGFYAMTNRMASATAMRPNPEYHGQAR; encoded by the coding sequence ATGACCGACCGCCTGCCCACCGCGCTGGACCTGCCGCCCGCAGACCCGCTTCCCGAGGACACGGCCGCCTATTTCGCGCTGTGCGAGGAGAAGCTCGGCCTGGTGCCCAACGTGCTGCGCGCCTATGCCTTCGCGCCGGAGAAGCTGCGCGCCTTCACCACGCTCTACAACGACCTCATGCTGGGCGAGAGCGGGCTCTCGAAGCTGGAACGCGAGATGATCGCGGTCGTCGTCTCCTGGGTGAACCGGTGCCATTACTGCCTCGTCGCGCATGGCGCGGCGGTGCGCGCCCTCTCGGGCGACCCGGCGCTCGGCGAGGCGCTGGTCACCAATTACCGCATGGCGGTGCTCGGCCCGCGCCCGCGCGCGATGCTGGATTTCGCGGTGAAGATGGCCGAGGAAAGCCACCGCATCGAGGAGCCGGACCGCGCCGCGCTGCGCGCCGCCGGCTTCACCGACCGCGACATCTGGGACATTGCCGCCGTCGCCGGGTTCTACGCGATGACCAACCGCATGGCCTCGGCCACCGCCATGCGCCCGAACCCCGAATACCACGGGCAGGCGCGGTGA
- a CDS encoding ATP F0F1 synthase subunit B (produces ATP from ADP in the presence of a proton gradient across the membrane; subunit B is part of the membrane proton channel.), with amino-acid sequence MTMLLDSNFLVAVSFFIFVGILLWMKVPAKIAGGLDNRASHIRKEIEEARQLREEAQTLLASYERKQKEVERLAADIVTSAREEARAAAAAGREELERSVARRLRAAEDQIANAEAAALRQVRNQAISVAVAAAAEVMKSNMPADQASALIDASIAETGRKLH; translated from the coding sequence ATGACCATGCTTCTGGACAGCAACTTCCTTGTCGCCGTCTCCTTCTTCATCTTCGTGGGCATCCTGCTCTGGATGAAGGTGCCGGCGAAGATTGCCGGCGGGCTCGACAACCGCGCCAGCCATATCCGCAAGGAAATCGAAGAGGCCCGGCAGCTGCGCGAGGAGGCGCAGACCCTTCTCGCGTCCTACGAGCGCAAGCAGAAGGAAGTGGAGCGCCTGGCCGCGGACATCGTGACCAGCGCCCGCGAGGAGGCCCGTGCCGCCGCCGCGGCCGGTCGCGAGGAACTGGAGCGCTCCGTGGCCCGCCGCCTGCGCGCCGCCGAGGACCAGATCGCGAACGCGGAAGCCGCCGCCCTGCGCCAGGTGCGCAACCAGGCGATCTCCGTGGCCGTGGCCGCCGCGGCCGAGGTGATGAAGAGCAACATGCCCGCCGACCAGGCCAGCGCGCTCATCGACGCCTCCATCGCGGAGACCGGCAGGAAGCTGCACTGA
- a CDS encoding AtpZ/AtpI family protein codes for MDDKSDQRLEKLEARIKAARRARKPASGGEGKGSYSGVELAWRMVIDLVCGVGVGCGIGYGIDALTGTLPAFMILFTILGFGAGVRVMMRSAAEYQAKLNAPETAQDDNAPDPAHEDDRASGGR; via the coding sequence ATGGACGACAAGAGTGACCAGAGGCTTGAGAAGCTCGAAGCCCGCATAAAAGCGGCGCGGAGGGCGCGCAAGCCGGCTTCCGGCGGAGAGGGGAAAGGTTCCTACTCTGGTGTGGAGCTCGCATGGAGAATGGTCATCGACCTCGTGTGCGGGGTTGGTGTGGGGTGCGGGATAGGATACGGGATCGACGCCCTCACGGGCACGCTGCCTGCATTCATGATCCTGTTCACCATCCTGGGCTTCGGGGCCGGTGTGCGCGTGATGATGCGCTCGGCGGCGGAGTATCAGGCAAAGCTTAACGCACCGGAAACGGCGCAGGACGACAACGCGCCGGATCCGGCGCATGAAGATGACAGGGCCTCCGGGGGCCGCTGA
- a CDS encoding F0F1 ATP synthase subunit B', producing the protein MATETAEELIHEAAEPHASGGLPQLDFSNWDSQIFWLVVALVLLYFLMSRIALPRISSVIEDRADAIADDLDQAADLKRRAEAAEVAYTAALNAARAEAQAIAAEARAEARKELDAAIAKADAEIAARTAESEKRIAEIRDGALEAVETVATDTARAIVAALLPAAQDDAAIASAVKTRVS; encoded by the coding sequence ATGGCCACTGAAACTGCAGAAGAGCTGATCCACGAGGCGGCCGAGCCGCATGCCTCGGGCGGTCTGCCACAGCTCGACTTCTCGAACTGGGACAGCCAGATCTTCTGGCTCGTGGTCGCCCTCGTTCTGCTTTATTTCCTGATGAGCCGCATCGCCCTGCCCCGGATCTCCTCCGTGATCGAGGACCGGGCCGACGCGATCGCCGATGATCTCGACCAGGCCGCGGACCTCAAGCGCCGCGCCGAGGCCGCCGAGGTTGCCTACACCGCCGCGCTGAACGCCGCGCGCGCGGAGGCCCAGGCCATTGCCGCGGAGGCCCGCGCCGAGGCCCGCAAGGAGCTCGACGCGGCCATCGCCAAGGCCGATGCCGAGATCGCCGCCCGCACCGCCGAATCCGAGAAGCGCATCGCCGAAATCCGCGACGGCGCGCTGGAGGCGGTCGAAACCGTCGCGACAGATACGGCCCGGGCCATCGTCGCGGCCCTGCTTCCCGCCGCGCAGGACGATGCCGCCATCGCCAGCGCCGTCAAGACGCGCGTGAGCTGA